In one Lolium rigidum isolate FL_2022 chromosome 3, APGP_CSIRO_Lrig_0.1, whole genome shotgun sequence genomic region, the following are encoded:
- the LOC124696828 gene encoding pentatricopeptide repeat-containing protein At5g12100, mitochondrial-like → MPRLILRHFVRELAARLAAGRFHASVGLAKSVLLLSSHPPAASASASVPDLYHALASNAAASQGDPQARSFLCDAASALVVASAHLRLPDGALRLLSLLADARAPLPSLSSCNLLLSLGRHADVRRAFDLLAASGARPDTFTWNKAVQACVVAGDLDEAAGMLRRMGCEGEGTPAPNAFSYNVVISGLWRAIDAAKVFDEMAERSVLPNHVTYNAMIDGHIKRGDLDAGFRLRDRMLRVHGLKPNVITYNVLLSGLCRAGRVGETATVLDEMVSRKMVPDGFTYSILFDGHSRAGDTQAMLSLFEDSVKKGVKIGAYTCSILLNGLCKDGKVSKAEEVLQALVNAGLAPTRVIYNTLISGYCQTGELEGAFSIFQQMKSRLITPDHITYNALINGLGKAERITEAHDLVLDMEKNGVCPTVETFNSLIDAYGRDGQLEKCFIMLSDMQEKGIKPSVVSYGSIVNAFCKNGKIPEAVAILDDMFHKDVLPTAQVYNAIIDAYVEFDATQLAFILVEKMKTSGVPPSIVTYNLLIKGLCKQSRISEAEELIYSLRNHGLTPDVVSYNTLIAAYCYRSNTDRALELQKEMCNCGIMPSSRTYRMLFSALGGANRVHEMENLYKEMLDKDVVPCSGIYDIMVEAYAKCGDESKVEALRKDMSNKGIAIEYDASVTNCELYTDVVSPV, encoded by the exons atgcctcgcttaattctgCGCC ATTTCGTCCGTGAGCTCGCTGCGCGCCTTGCCGCCGGCCGCTTCCACGCATCCGTCGGCCTGGCCAAATCAGTactcctcctctcctcccacccaccagccgcctccgcctccgcctccgtccCCGACCTCTACCACGCCCTCGCCTCCAACGCTGCCGCCTCCCAGGGCGACCCGCAGGCCCGCTCATTCCTCTGTGACGCCGCCTCCGCGCTCGTCGTCGCGTCCGCGCACCTCCGCCTCCCCGACGGCGCGCTCCGGCTGCTATCCCTCCTCGCCGACGCCCGCGCCCCGCTGCCGTCCCTCTCCTCCTGcaacctcctcctctccctcggcCGCCACGCCGACGTCCGGCGCGCTTTCGACCTCCTAGCCGCCTCCGGAGCGCGCCCGGACACCTTCACATGGAACAAGGCCGTCCAGGCGTGCGTCGTGGCGGGCGACCTCGACGAGGCTGCGGGGATGCTTCGTCGGATGGGTTGCGAAGGCGAAGGCACCCCTGCTCCAAACGCGTTCTCCTACAACGTGGTCATATCTGGACTGTGGAGGGCTATTGACGCcgccaaggtgttcgatgaaatggccgagAGGTCCGTTCTGCCGAATCATGTCACCTACAACGCGATGATCGATGGGCACATCAAGAGAGGGGACCTGGACGCTGGGTTCAGGCTGCGGGATCGGATGCTGCGAGTTCACGGCCTCAAGCCGAACGTGATCACTTACAATGTGCTCTTGTCAGGGCTGTGCCGTGCTGGCAGGGTAGGCGAGACGGCCACTGTCTTGGATGAAATGGTGTCACGAAAGATGGTGCCAGATGGTTTCACATATAGCATTCTGTTCGATGGCCATTCCAGAGCTGGAGACACGCAGGCCATGCTTTCCTTGTTTGAAGACTCTGTGAAGAAGGGTGTGAAGATTGGGGCTTACACTTGTAGCATCTTGCTGAATGGTCTTTGCAAGGATGGAAAGGTTTCCAAGGCTGAAGAGGTATTGCAGGCGTTGGTAAATGCAGGACTAGCCCCGACAAGGGTTATCTACAACACTCTGATCAGCGGGTATTGTCAGACTGGAGAGCTTGAAGGGGCCTTTTCGATCTTTCAGCAAATGAAGTCACGCCTCATTACGCCAGATCACATCACGTATAATGCACTAATAAATGGTTTGGGTAAGGCTGAAAGGATCACCGAAGCGCATGATTTGGTCCTGGATATGGAGAAGAATGGAGTGTGTCCCACTGTGGAAACTTTCAATTCGCTCATTGATGCATATGGAAGGGACGGACAGCTTGAGAAATGTTTCATCATGCTTTCTGATATGCAGGAGAAGGGGATAAAGCCAAGTGTTGTTTCCTATGGTTCAATTGTCAATGCTTTTTGCAAGAATGGAAAAATACCAGAAGCAGTAGCTATTTTGGATGATATGTTCCATAAAGATGTTTTACCAACTGCACAGGTGTACAACGCTATCATAGACGCATATGTAGAGTTTGATGCCACTCAACTGGCTTTTATTCTAGTTGAGAAGATGAAGACCAGTGGGGTACCTCCAAGTATAGTTACCTACAATTTGTTGATTAAAGGCCTTTGCAAGCAGTCTCGGATATCTGAAGCAGAGGAACTTATTTACAGCTTAAGAAATCATGGGTTAACTCCTGATGTTGTCAGCTATAATACTCTAATAGCAGCATACTGCTACAGGAGCAACACTGACAGAGCCTTGGAGCTTCAGAAAGAAATGTGCAATTGTGGCATCATGCCCTCATCGAGAACGTATCGTATGCTTTTTAGTGCATTAGGTGGTGCGAACAGAGTACATGAGATGGAAAATCTGTATAAAGAAATGTTGGACAAGGATGTTGTTCCTTGCAGTGGCATATATGATATCATGGTTGAGGCATATGCGAAATGTGGTGATGAATCTAAGGTAGAAGCTCTGAGGAAGGATATGTCAAATAAAGGAATAGCAATTGAATATGACGCATCCGTGACTAACTGTGAGTTGTATACAGATGTAGTGAGTCCAGTTTGA